The genome window TTAGTAGCCCACTTTACTAACTATCCAAGCAACAGTTTAAATTTGTCATACTGTGATACATCTTCACACATAGAATGTCTGAAtgtagagaaagagaggaggaaaaatgatttataatctAAACAGATGATCCAGTAAAATCTTACTTTTGACTTGACAAACTTTGGTAAAATGAAGAATTCCATATCTCCATATTCCATCTGGTTCCTTTTCAGAGATTTCTGTTTCCTGTTTGTTGAAGTAGAACGGAAAAAGTGAAACCAGTGGTAGATAAAGTAATCcatcacatttacacatcagTAACCTACAGGCCCCAAGGTGTTAATATTCCAGCCGTTTTGATTGACAGTTTGTCCATATTCTTCCTGGTGATAAGTTCAGCACTACGGCAAAGTTGActtttaaatgctcatttaagACCACCTTGGACATTTGAAATCATAAATAAGATCAGAAAGTCCTAAATAAGCATAAACTAGCGCAATCGACTTCTGCCATGAGGTGCTTCAAAAAGGCTACATATCTGTCACATGACATTACAGCGGTTCCTCTGCAAAGCCCCCTGCAGGCGGATAGAGGTGTGGTTTGGACGCAGTCCCCGTGCCACGGCGATTCCCAGAAGCTCTTTGAAGAGCAGAAGCACGTGCCAGTTATACTTGGCGGAACACTCGACATAACCGCACTTCCAGGTCTTCTTCACCAGGACAGACACGGCCCTGCGCTGGGTAAACCTGTGACGCTGCAGGTCCCTCTTACTGCCCACAACCAGGATGGGTACTTCACTATTGCTGGACACTCttacagagagacagacagagagagagagagagagagagaggtgaagtGGGAAGTGGGAAGAGAAAAGAGCAATAAGCAAAAACGAATCAGCAAGTATTACAAACCACAAGGGAATCAATCTATGTGGCATTTAAGTGGCACAAATTGCGCTTGCTCATTTTTGCACTCGGATACTTGCAGGCTGATTTTGTCTTTATGTATAAACTAATATCTTTATCAAACATACATGCACAAGCACTCCTTGACCGGCTCAACAAAGGGAGTGAGCTCataatgtgtgtgcgtgctggAAAATGCATGATGACTGTCCTTTCTCAGAGCTCGATGGTGCTTGAAGGTCACACACACGTTATAAGGAACCTAGGGCGTTTTATGCTAAATGTGTGAAGcctttacataaaaaatgaaaattcagttaGTATTCCAGCGCACAAGGtgcttaaattaaattattcatttttacttGTATTTTAGAAAAGACAggtattacaaaataaaaaaatccaaagaaTTATAATCttatttgaatatataaattcaaTGACTGGTCGGTTATAAATTGTGTATATACTATATGGAACTTGGTTCGATACACCAAGGGTCCAATTTGATTATCAAACATAATTGTCGTTGGGTGATGTAAATTGAATATGTAAATTATGGTAAAGTTGGACAATATATGCCGCTTGCCTCAATAAATGTGCCCCACTTTACCTTAACTCACACTGTTCTATTTGTCGCTACAGATGTACAAATTCTTCTTGTGATTCCTAAAATTTTACTGCATTGTGTACATGTGAGTCTGTGTGATATGGGCATATAAAGCAAATCCCACAGAGATGAATAATCTGTTAAACAGATCCACAGCATTGCATTTTGATAGCTCATGTCTATTTGTGTCAGTTACATTTTACACTGATTTATGCCTATTTCATTCAGTTTATCTACAGAATCCTTTCCCAGTAAGGCACCTCCTTTCCCCCCTCACTATCTCTCAAACATTTCAAATCTCTGTTTAGTCCGAACACTTTTTGTGAAATCCTCTCTAAACCACAGTTTTAAAGTTTATCTGAATGCACCCTATGCATGCAAAATGCACTGGAGACTACATTTGTATTCTCTGTCACAGTACATTCACCTCTATCCACTGTTTACATAAGAATTGAGAacgattaaataaataattgacagCCAGAGATTTTTTAAACACACTCCTCTGAAATAAAGGGAAAAGCGCCccaataaaattgaaatataaagcTGTGGAGTTTTCAAAGCAGATGAGCTgggaatataaataatataggGTAAGGGTCAAAGGTGGAAACTGCAGACCTTTCCTGTCACTCATTCAGTGAACATAAGACctttatgtaaatacataaaaccTCACTATGTCTCAGATCACAAGACATGCAAATATGAAAAGCTTCCCCACTGGCATCTGTTATTTCTTATCAGCTAAAGCGAATTGTAACCGTGTCTCTGCTCTGTGGCTGTCACTCATCCATATTCTCAAATGTCAGCTCATTATCACAGCATCACCGAGTGAAATGAGGGGCgattgttattaaaaaatatcaaactcATTATTAGTCTGTCGCCACTGCTTTGAAAATCACATTTATCAGTGATGTGGCTCACCAACAAGTGGTCACTATGGTGCCAGGCTGAACAATACTAGAAATATGTCAGAACAGGAAAACCTTTTATTTGAGGTGGGGTATTTAAAGATTCAAATGAGCTCTACCATACCTGCTATCCATGATTTGCTGTCGGATCATCTTGACGTACTCAAAGCTCTCTACACAGCAGATGTCATAGACCAGAACATAGGCGTTTGCACTGCGGACTCCTCTACACCGTAAATCCAACCACTCCTGTAGCAAACAAACGaacaattaaaacacatttgaacaTAATGTGACTAACCCTTAAATTCCAAAGCAGATAATTACTTAAAGTTCATTCAAAATAAGTCAattttattacttttgtatgttgaaaatatgcaaatacacTCAGAGCAAAACATTCTTACAACATTGCATTTTGGTTTTTAGTTTGAATTCATCACAGtactatttttttacaataacgACAAAAAGCAACATTAGCACGATATGCAGTTTGAACACAGCATAtagattaaacaaaaatgacactttaactaaaattaatatgattatgaatatgaaataaataaaagaaaaaggaaatgtTCAAATATACCTGTACATGGACGGTTTTCATTAGAattaggtttaaaaaaaaacatcacaatataATAACTgaatttttataatgaaaatacaacctgatcaaataaaataagaataaataaatttaagctCACTAATCCAGATAGTTGAATGTGACTTTGATTTGCAAGAAgacataaaaattaaataacccGACATATCAGACAACACAAAAATGCTTATAAATGTCAAATCACACcctcattgttttttttacgcCAAGACTCTATTTAAAATCAAGGCAATGAAAGCCCAACTAGCACAGGAtgggtgtatatatatatatgtgtgtgtgggtgtgtgtgtgtgtgtgtgtacatgtatgtataGGCTGTACatatatacaaacatacatttatattcatatatatgtatttagcacgagtgtctgtgtgtgtccaCTGTCATTTGTATTCTGGTACATTATAGTAGCCTCTCTTACTAGCTcaatagagagggagagaatatAAGATGACGGACAACGAATAGTAATGATTTGCCTACAGTAATTACACCACATTGCTGAATGGGGAGCAGCTGAAAGAGGCAGGGAGCAAATTGCTCCAGCCATGACACGCTGACCTCATCTTCTCTTCTCCCTCTCCCCTCTTCTGCTCTCAACAGAGCTTTTATGTTATGAACGGAATATCAATTGCAATATCCATTTACATCATTTACCGTACATGCTTTCCTTCTGGGCGACAATGAATCAACATGCTTGTCCTGAAACAACATTCTTATGAAACAAACGTAATTCTCACCCCAAGAAAAACCAAAAGTACCttgaaattacaagaaaataatgaaaatgagaCATATCTCTTAAAATTTTGAGTTTGTTCTATAGGCCTGGACTTGTAACATAATGTAAAACCATACTGTACTATGCTCATAGTTCTAAAAACTTCGTCCAGTCCATAAAGAccattaaaatgacaataaccTGAAACAAATAGAAATGACAAATGCTAGTCCTTAAAACCTAACCATAAAATCTGATTTGGTGATTGCAATATTGTTCCAAGAGCGATAGGACAGGCGGTCAAGGAACACATCCAACTGGTATCGTGCAATACAATAGAATTTCTgcagaaatgtaataaaatccTGGCAGAGCTGAGTCATTCTGAACCTTTTTGAAAAAGCACTTGGTTTCCATGTGGTGTTTTTTGTTCCCTTGAGATTCCATCAGATCCTGTTTAATTGTCATATTGATTggtgtgcatgcatgcgtgtgtgtgtgcctgcttGTTTGGGGGTGGGGTAGCGGGAATGCAAATTGAAGCCATTCGTCACAAACTGATCCTGCTTGTAAAGAAAATCAATGTCAACTGCAAAAGACGGTGGTTGCACGTTCGTCCTGACAGGAGAAAAATTACCATCATCCTCTGGCGGTGCTGGAAAAAGAGCACAGTGATAATATTTGATCTCTTACGGTTAGGGAAGAGCGCTGGGATGTGCCAGGCTGAATGGCGCGTAtgcacacacacgtcacatgtGGACTCAAACCCTGGAGTAATAAAATGGTTAGGCATGCAAATAAAACCCTATTTAGCTCATGAATAAGGGTGACAGTTTTCGATTTTGATCAGTTCTACAGCATACAGTACTTCCACCGGGAACTATGATAGTTCCCAAGTCTTGTTAAACACAAGCTCAATGGTCTATGGGATTTGATAGAGTTCTAGTCCAGTGATCACTGGGTAGATTAAAGCTATTGTCGACTACGGTTTTGAGCATTCACCCTGAAGCAAGGGTGCAAGacaaattcatataaattaaagaTGAGACTCAAAGCTTTCGTTCTCTTTGAGTTTTTCGTTCTCTCCTCTGCAGAGAACATGAATGTTCCCTCAGTGTGCCTGTTAGATGTTTTAGATGCAGTGCCATCTCCCTGAAAGCTATAAATAGAACCacgtctttctctctctctcaatccaAAGTGCTATTCTTCCCCGTGAGTGGAGCGAAAACTCATTCAAATCCACATTCATGGTAATTCAGCTTTGATCTGGGCAAGGAACTTATCCATGTCTATGGATGTCGTCCACCAGAAATCGTTGATCTGGAAAGTGTGAAGCTTGCTAAAGGCGGCCAAGGGAATTCTTAAATAAATGGGGTTTTCTACTGTGCGTGTGTTGTTCTGGATGAACAGCTTGgaaagcaaaacattgttaaaatttTGTCAGACTTAAACATGAGCAAGAAGGGATGTCTATTTAACAAGTAGCAGCACTGTGCAAagatgattttttattaaagattgaTTTCTATTTTCTCACCTGCTCTTGAAACCCTCAAAACCCTATTCGCATAGGATTAGTATTATTTTGGGACattgtgtgatttagaaatgaccCCCTATCTGAATCTCACCTGTTTATTCATGACTGGCGGCAGAAAGGAATTATACTAACATGCATCTAAAGCAATCCTGTTATTCTAATCACTGGTTGGTTGAAAATGTGCCAGATGTGGATATGGCAACACACTTGACAACAACAAGCCAAGTCCTCATCTTCTAAATCATTTGGTGCTATAGGGAACTTCACAGTTTTTTCATTTGGCATTGTCTTTATTTCAGGCACAGTCTCTGGCGACTGATCTTATAATTAGTGAATTATATCTCTTAATTGTATGCTGAGGATTGCAGTTCGATTTATTTCATCTGTTGCTTTTAGACTTTACACATTGGCTGCATGATTTATGATTATACATCAAATTAGAAATACATcttattaaacacaaagaagatgAAAACATCTGTCCTTGAACAAGCCTGGTCAAAAACGTttagttttaaagggatactccacccaaaaaggaaaattctttcctcatttactcacattttttcaaaatctgaatacatttatttgttctcatGAACAGAAGGTAAAGATATTTGGCAAAATGTTGGCAATggacattgactaccatagtaggaaaaatcatTGAATAGTTTTTTTTGCTCAGTTAAAAGCAACCAAGTCTTGGCCACCAGGactacagtttttatttatccttCTCTGGTAGTTAATGATGTCCCATGAATGtcagttgctgacattcttccaaatatctttctttggaAAGTAATtctacaggtttagaacaactttgggggggggggggtaattATACTTGGTAAACCtctatactatatatatttaccATGATATGGACTCTATATTCAGGCTTTCTACATCATGTTTACCGTTTtccaaaacagttttaaaaaaggtgttaaatgtgtttgtctgGCTAGCTGTAGGGACCAAATTTGTCCTAATAAGAATAAAACCTGAAAACAGCTACATCAGGGGGATCTATAAGTTAGGGAAATTGGTTAAATATgtggtaatgtttttttttaaatattgattaCTCTAAAGGTTGGAGGATAAATATATCATAAACTGAGTATAACACAAAAAGGCACAGGAAGTCAccactaaaactaaaaaaattagACTTAACTTAAAATACATGGATCAGAGCTGGAGAACAAACATTCTTGAGACTGAACGAGGAGGGGGCGTTTAAGAAATGAGCAAGAGGTAAAGAATAAGAGGAAACGAATCTGAAAAGTTAATATCTTCAACATTCACAATGTGAACAGACAGTGTGACAGCACAGCTTCAGAGGTTCAACACAAAGCTGAAATGAAAAACACCTGCTGACATGAGGAGCATGAGCAAGAAAACAACGAAGCAAAGTTAATCATTTTCCTCTTGTCCGccaaaagatataaaaaaatctccAGGGGGCAGCAATTACATTCACCCCAGCTAGTATTTTGGGCCCTATAACATTAAACCAAAAGGAAGTGCATGGCTCTGGCTGAATTGAATTGTGTCCCATTCACAGAAACCTTACATGACCAACACTGGGAATGTCTCATTGAGATCCTTGTTAATATAACAGAGAGAACAATagtgagagagaggaagagagaggctggcaaaaacaggaaatcCTGAATCATGCTGGCTTTTGATCGGCTCCATCTGTCATGGCATCATGTGAGCAAACTGCGACATTCATTTGTGAAAGTTACAATGCATCctcagaaaatgtttattatacaaatgtataatacaatgttagtcgctttgaataaaagcttctgccaaacgcgtaaatgttgttttatttcttgcctttttttaacactgtatttttttacttcaatttTATAAATTGCATTACGCTGCTGTGAAAGCACAATAATCTAACACCAGAATCTCATTGACGTTTTACATAATAATCTCTAACTGCCAGcagcatttttaataaaatgatatccACACACCTTTATCTTGATGTGCTCCTGTCTGCTATGATTTGGAGGAAGCTCAATGCTGTCCGCTGCATCGGACTGAATTTTTCTCATTGTGTTTTACCGTTTTCAAGACTTTTTTACTTCTTAACCGGTAATAAAAATGCTGGCTGCAATGAATCGAATCACTTGTTGCCCGGGCGACCTTGGTGGTTTCTATCTGAAGTGGGTCTTCAGTCTGTG of Triplophysa dalaica isolate WHDGS20190420 chromosome 4, ASM1584641v1, whole genome shotgun sequence contains these proteins:
- the rasl10a gene encoding ras-like protein family member 10A, which codes for MVETLSIAVIGAPGVGKTSIIRQFIYNDFSEAYTPTQTRYVYRPSVILNGVMYDLKILDVPPISSFPSSPSQEWLDLRCRGVRSANAYVLVYDICCVESFEYVKMIRQQIMDSRVSSNSEVPILVVGSKRDLQRHRFTQRRAVSVLVKKTWKCGYVECSAKYNWHVLLLFKELLGIAVARGLRPNHTSIRLQGALQRNRCNVM